One window from the genome of Sulfodiicoccus acidiphilus encodes:
- a CDS encoding Gfo/Idh/MocA family protein: protein MKVLVLGCRGWGEVHLRALSKLGVELSVYARTSEAVEECASKFEVSSTFTDINQALHSDADVVDVVLPHDLHAPVSVKAMKLGKDVTVEKPIAASLREAQEMTSTSRSSGRKLMVTEQFHFDPSVKRTKEIVESGKIGKVHTVIVRSQLRWSGSGWRREASHMGGGALIDGGVHFADTLLQLGGEYEDVAGYTYKGAGLIEGEDTGMAVFKFKGGAHGFFFYTWAYPNPPPVPRFEVVGSDGSVVDDVWNRPKGRMAPYGPLLVNGVREDVEDQDLYTSMFSQFFKAVEEGTDVPFPPELAVADLKAILDVYDASEKRRRV from the coding sequence GTGAAAGTACTAGTTTTAGGTTGTAGAGGGTGGGGAGAGGTCCACCTCAGGGCCCTGAGCAAATTGGGAGTGGAGCTCTCAGTATACGCTAGAACTAGCGAGGCGGTAGAGGAGTGCGCGTCCAAGTTCGAGGTGTCGTCGACGTTCACCGACATCAACCAAGCCCTTCATTCCGACGCCGACGTGGTAGACGTGGTACTTCCCCACGACCTCCACGCTCCAGTGAGCGTGAAAGCGATGAAATTGGGAAAGGACGTCACAGTGGAGAAACCGATCGCCGCCTCCCTACGCGAGGCCCAAGAGATGACGTCCACCTCGAGGAGTTCTGGCAGGAAACTCATGGTCACTGAACAGTTCCACTTCGATCCATCAGTGAAAAGGACCAAAGAGATCGTGGAATCGGGCAAGATAGGGAAGGTGCACACCGTGATCGTAAGGTCGCAGCTCCGGTGGTCTGGCTCGGGGTGGAGGAGGGAGGCCTCCCACATGGGTGGGGGAGCCCTAATAGACGGGGGAGTGCACTTCGCTGACACCCTCCTCCAATTGGGAGGAGAGTATGAGGACGTCGCAGGCTACACGTACAAGGGAGCTGGGTTGATTGAGGGGGAAGACACGGGAATGGCCGTCTTCAAGTTCAAGGGCGGAGCCCACGGTTTCTTCTTCTACACCTGGGCCTACCCAAACCCACCTCCCGTCCCTAGGTTCGAAGTAGTGGGGAGCGACGGGAGCGTGGTGGACGACGTGTGGAACAGACCGAAGGGCAGGATGGCACCTTACGGTCCCCTACTCGTAAATGGAGTTAGGGAAGACGTAGAGGACCAAGACTTATACACGTCCATGTTCAGTCAATTCTTCAAGGCTGTTGAAGAAGGGACTGACGTTCCCTTCCCTCCCGAACTAGCAGTAGCCGACCTGAAGGCGATCTTGGATGTGTACGACGCTAGCGAAAAGAGGAGACGTGTTTGA
- a CDS encoding ABC transporter ATP-binding protein, translating to MASVMSVKNLVAGYYTPTGVIVTVTGVSFDVNEGEIFAIVGESGCGKSTLAAAIYRLLKPPGKVFHGKVLFHGRDLLELNEEEVRKIRGKEISYVPQYAMDALDPVSKIGKLMKRFLEEHDYNEGEAEREVVEKLKMMRLPEQVVNMYPMELSGGMRQRVVLATSMLLNPRLVILDEPTTGLDVLVQYGILKDLKQVQRQLGFSVIIISHDLPMIMMLADRVSVMYAGELVEVGARDQLLENPKHPYTSLLLRSVPSIMKRRDKLLTIPGSPPLLTSLPKACRFSPRCPFKVDACEEGHPVLAGNSHTWRCFVTQDGRDVNSLSLPIDYFGGEEVTEGKTGTASEGDVVMEVRNLTKVFRVGRGLISKEDLVAVNNVSFTLRRNLITALVGGSGHGKSTIARILAGIERQTSGEVFVKGKDYSSFSSRNTREYRSEVQMIFQDPYSSLDPRHTVKWHIERPLRLHGKVKNDEELESKVREILNVVGLRPAERYVGKLPHQLSGGERQRTAVARALAVEPEVLIADEPVSMLDASVRAGVLNLLKKLKGFGMSILYITHDLATVSYVADEMMVIHNGQIVERGEVWQVINSPSHEYTKALIEAVPDPYKRL from the coding sequence ATGGCCTCCGTCATGTCAGTGAAGAACTTGGTCGCTGGCTACTACACTCCAACAGGAGTGATCGTTACTGTTACAGGGGTGTCCTTCGACGTTAACGAGGGAGAGATATTCGCCATCGTTGGGGAGTCCGGATGTGGCAAAAGCACTTTGGCCGCAGCTATATATAGACTCCTTAAACCTCCCGGCAAAGTATTCCACGGAAAAGTCCTCTTTCATGGAAGAGATCTGTTGGAGTTAAATGAAGAGGAGGTAAGGAAAATTAGAGGAAAGGAGATCTCCTACGTTCCGCAGTACGCCATGGACGCACTGGATCCGGTTAGTAAGATTGGAAAACTGATGAAGAGATTCCTAGAAGAGCACGATTACAACGAGGGAGAGGCGGAAAGGGAGGTAGTTGAGAAACTCAAGATGATGAGGCTCCCCGAACAAGTTGTGAACATGTATCCGATGGAGTTGTCGGGAGGAATGAGACAGCGAGTCGTGCTCGCCACGTCTATGCTTCTCAACCCAAGATTGGTGATTTTGGACGAACCCACTACAGGCCTGGACGTACTGGTCCAATATGGAATATTGAAGGATCTGAAGCAGGTGCAGAGGCAGCTGGGATTTTCAGTGATAATAATATCCCACGATCTGCCGATGATAATGATGTTAGCGGATAGGGTCAGCGTGATGTATGCTGGCGAGTTGGTGGAGGTTGGAGCGAGAGATCAATTGCTTGAGAACCCTAAGCACCCCTACACCTCGTTGCTCCTTAGGAGCGTTCCATCCATTATGAAGAGACGCGACAAGCTACTCACGATACCCGGAAGCCCACCTCTCTTAACTTCCTTACCCAAAGCGTGTAGGTTCTCTCCCCGCTGTCCCTTCAAGGTAGACGCCTGTGAGGAGGGTCACCCCGTCCTCGCCGGTAATTCCCACACCTGGAGGTGTTTCGTGACACAGGACGGAAGAGACGTGAATTCGCTCTCACTTCCAATCGATTACTTCGGAGGAGAAGAGGTGACAGAGGGTAAAACGGGCACCGCGTCTGAGGGAGACGTCGTAATGGAGGTGAGGAACCTGACCAAGGTGTTCAGAGTAGGAAGGGGGCTTATAAGTAAGGAGGACTTGGTCGCTGTCAACAACGTTTCCTTCACGTTGAGGCGTAACCTAATCACGGCCTTGGTTGGAGGAAGCGGACACGGAAAGTCTACTATTGCCAGGATACTAGCTGGGATAGAGCGACAGACCTCTGGAGAGGTGTTCGTCAAGGGGAAAGACTACTCCTCGTTTTCCTCTAGGAACACGAGGGAGTACAGATCTGAGGTGCAGATGATTTTCCAAGATCCTTACTCATCCCTAGATCCGAGACACACGGTGAAGTGGCACATTGAGAGGCCCCTGAGGCTCCACGGCAAGGTGAAGAACGACGAAGAACTCGAATCAAAGGTGAGAGAGATCCTAAACGTGGTGGGTTTAAGGCCAGCGGAACGTTATGTGGGTAAGTTACCCCACCAACTCTCTGGAGGCGAACGCCAAAGAACTGCTGTGGCAAGGGCGTTAGCCGTCGAGCCTGAAGTTCTGATCGCCGACGAGCCTGTGTCGATGTTAGACGCATCGGTCAGAGCTGGAGTTCTAAACTTGCTGAAGAAGCTCAAGGGGTTTGGAATGAGTATACTGTACATCACACACGATCTCGCTACAGTCTCCTACGTCGCCGACGAAATGATGGTGATCCATAATGGCCAAATAGTGGAGAGGGGGGAAGTGTGGCAGGTGATAAACTCCCCTTCTCACGAGTACACTAAAGCCCTCATAGAAGCCGTGCCTGATCCGTACAAGAGGTTGTGA
- a CDS encoding ABC transporter permease: MDIKGVKVIIRKVVMYVVAFFLAITVNFILPRLMPGSVLSTLYAELSGASSGLSASTAVGGVAGIQQNIRALEAEFGLTPQPLPVQYGKYLLGVFTGHLGVSITYYPLSVSHIIASSIWLSIGEVVVAATVAFFLGSWLGSLGAVRRGGKRDGVIVAIVSILATVPAFVVIMYLEMFFSAQLGWFPISYPTVTPNLSGVEKLLSFYFLPMVGFMASLLSGFVLGMRNTMIHTLKDNYVLYEEALGFRPRTIRNTVYRNSRLPNITNFAITLGIGISAALTIEGLLGIPGTGYYLGQALVNRDIPLLQGIFLVIVIMMIVSLAVVDVTYSILDPRVRRGSS; encoded by the coding sequence ATGGACATTAAAGGGGTTAAGGTCATCATAAGGAAAGTTGTCATGTACGTCGTAGCGTTCTTCTTGGCCATAACCGTTAACTTCATTCTACCGAGGCTAATGCCGGGGAGCGTCCTTTCCACATTGTACGCAGAACTATCTGGAGCGTCCTCTGGACTCTCCGCCAGTACTGCTGTGGGAGGAGTCGCTGGGATTCAGCAGAACATCCGCGCCCTTGAGGCGGAATTCGGCCTCACCCCTCAACCTCTCCCTGTTCAATACGGGAAGTATTTACTCGGTGTATTCACAGGACATTTAGGGGTCTCGATAACTTACTATCCTCTCTCAGTCTCGCACATAATAGCCTCGTCCATATGGTTGTCCATAGGGGAGGTGGTCGTCGCCGCTACTGTGGCCTTCTTCTTAGGATCTTGGCTTGGCTCTCTTGGAGCCGTCAGGAGGGGAGGAAAACGTGACGGAGTAATAGTAGCAATTGTTTCCATCCTGGCCACCGTCCCGGCGTTCGTTGTCATTATGTATTTAGAAATGTTCTTCTCAGCTCAGTTGGGCTGGTTTCCAATAAGTTACCCCACTGTCACCCCCAATTTGAGTGGGGTCGAGAAGCTCCTGAGTTTCTATTTCCTCCCCATGGTAGGCTTTATGGCCTCCCTACTGTCGGGTTTCGTACTTGGAATGAGAAATACAATGATACACACCCTGAAGGACAACTACGTTCTGTATGAAGAGGCATTGGGTTTCAGACCTAGGACCATAAGGAACACCGTTTACAGGAACTCCAGGCTTCCCAACATAACTAACTTCGCAATTACGTTGGGAATAGGCATAAGCGCGGCACTCACGATAGAGGGACTGTTGGGCATACCTGGAACCGGCTATTACTTGGGACAGGCCCTCGTCAATAGAGACATACCGTTGTTGCAAGGTATCTTCCTAGTCATAGTTATAATGATGATAGTCTCTCTTGCAGTCGTGGACGTCACTTACAGTATCTTAGATCCGCGTGTTAGGAGGGGAAGCTCGTGA
- a CDS encoding type II toxin-antitoxin system VapC family toxin has translation MEVVADSSVISKWYVMERYSEESLKLRELYVTGKVSISAPCFMPFEVINAVRRANNLSKEGLQEIVRSLYLYGFRLYPLDYFGEEAAGLAYDSELDLAEASYLALALKRGVNLITADDLFYETWSKKFREVKHVSSFR, from the coding sequence ATGGAGGTCGTTGCTGATTCCTCAGTAATATCCAAGTGGTACGTGATGGAGAGGTACTCCGAAGAGTCCCTCAAGTTGAGGGAGTTGTACGTCACAGGGAAGGTCAGCATATCCGCACCGTGCTTCATGCCTTTCGAGGTAATAAACGCCGTGAGGAGGGCGAACAATTTAAGTAAGGAAGGCCTCCAGGAGATCGTCAGGAGCCTGTACCTGTACGGCTTCAGGTTATACCCCTTAGACTACTTCGGTGAGGAGGCGGCCGGACTCGCTTACGACAGTGAGCTCGACCTCGCTGAGGCGTCCTACCTCGCCCTCGCTTTGAAGAGGGGAGTCAACTTGATCACCGCTGACGACCTATTCTACGAGACATGGAGCAAGAAGTTCAGGGAAGTCAAACACGTCTCCTCTTTTCGCTAG
- a CDS encoding ABC transporter substrate-binding protein has translation MSKERKERTLGVRRIVSALPATLALLVFLVGFVASAPLMAQTQPTQPTFSYASNYPTFSVANGDGPFVAGNWNDFAPSVRYGDNSHLMAFVLEQLADEEQYSGKLIPWLATNWTFSDNYHVLTVYLRQGVYFYYNGSYNGTTEVIKWPFTAKDVITTFQIYFKVYGNPFGVTMSSPNPYEVVFNFSTPNIPFAEYTILSGQYIVPWEQYAPLLNSSNPANAVIPVPIGTGPYYVVSQSTSEVVLQRNPIYWIPGRPFIPTIDFYGLYNPQVYAMLAEGKLQWASSGSNGPTSIYGLFIDKNPQYYGAMMGFPNKTGGSNWYLFVNLEKLNYWPWNQTWFRYALGMLANTTELSEVATGFLANGGAPVATTFYLPPILGQSWLNSSVYSAGIVPYNVSGALQIMESHGLKVVNGLLSFPNGTPLPPVTLYMYEDWGDVWAQAYAYAGELKAAGLQVNLVSVSPSTLNSYLEEGNYELAYFYGSGGLTQPFGLWEGQFIPPLVELFQLSNGVYAGNFSTLQDTTFTLPNGTYVGNYTALTVYLKNINQLSSTQLSSASPVYVANLTAVRNGTVLTDYERWVPPQQFINLYIESGETANQTQLSMIASQMAAILEKYVPIVPFTQNEYPFEEWEDQYYVGFSTPQDLYYPNVYVGNANGPSTPILLNIAPRPPGMTDAQMIAYTNAAWHDLLNYLYGVSNTATPQSLLNMLQPTTTTSSPPPTTNTTTTNHTTTPPTTTPPTNTTTTPPTHPGISAAEIAAIVVVVIVVVAVVAVVALRRR, from the coding sequence ATGTCTAAGGAAAGAAAAGAGAGGACACTAGGTGTCCGTAGAATAGTTTCCGCCCTCCCCGCCACCTTAGCGTTGTTAGTTTTCCTCGTAGGATTCGTCGCATCTGCCCCGTTAATGGCTCAGACCCAACCTACTCAACCTACCTTTTCCTACGCCTCAAACTATCCTACTTTCTCTGTAGCTAACGGAGACGGCCCCTTCGTGGCAGGAAACTGGAACGACTTCGCTCCAAGCGTTAGATACGGGGACAACTCCCACCTGATGGCCTTCGTACTGGAACAGTTGGCCGATGAAGAGCAGTACAGTGGAAAACTAATACCGTGGCTGGCTACCAACTGGACGTTCAGCGATAACTACCACGTCCTCACAGTCTATTTGAGACAGGGCGTTTACTTCTACTACAACGGTTCTTACAACGGTACTACAGAGGTGATAAAGTGGCCTTTCACAGCAAAGGACGTAATTACCACTTTCCAAATATACTTCAAGGTGTACGGGAACCCATTTGGCGTGACTATGAGTTCGCCCAACCCATATGAGGTGGTGTTCAACTTCAGTACGCCTAACATACCGTTCGCCGAGTACACCATTCTCTCGGGGCAGTACATCGTACCGTGGGAGCAGTATGCTCCACTCCTCAACTCCTCCAACCCGGCCAACGCTGTCATCCCAGTTCCAATAGGCACAGGCCCATACTACGTAGTGAGCCAAAGCACTAGTGAGGTCGTTCTGCAACGCAATCCAATCTACTGGATACCAGGAAGGCCTTTCATTCCCACCATAGACTTCTACGGGCTCTATAACCCTCAAGTCTACGCCATGCTGGCCGAGGGCAAACTTCAGTGGGCAAGTAGCGGCTCCAACGGGCCGACTTCAATATACGGTCTTTTCATCGACAAGAATCCCCAGTACTATGGAGCGATGATGGGCTTCCCCAACAAGACTGGAGGCAGTAATTGGTACCTCTTCGTGAACTTAGAGAAGCTCAACTACTGGCCGTGGAACCAGACTTGGTTCAGGTACGCCCTCGGAATGTTAGCTAACACCACCGAGCTGAGTGAAGTGGCCACCGGGTTCCTCGCTAATGGAGGAGCTCCAGTTGCGACGACGTTCTATCTACCTCCAATACTCGGACAGAGCTGGCTCAACTCTTCAGTGTACTCGGCAGGGATCGTTCCCTACAACGTGAGCGGAGCACTACAAATAATGGAGTCTCACGGTCTTAAGGTCGTCAACGGGTTGTTAAGCTTCCCCAACGGAACACCCTTACCTCCCGTTACCCTCTACATGTACGAGGATTGGGGAGACGTTTGGGCACAGGCATATGCGTACGCTGGAGAACTCAAGGCAGCTGGACTGCAGGTAAATCTAGTCTCTGTCTCGCCGTCCACATTGAACTCCTACTTGGAGGAAGGTAACTACGAGTTGGCCTACTTCTACGGTAGTGGTGGTCTAACCCAACCGTTCGGACTCTGGGAGGGCCAGTTCATACCACCTCTGGTGGAGTTATTCCAACTATCTAATGGGGTTTACGCGGGTAACTTCAGCACGTTACAGGACACGACCTTCACTCTACCTAACGGAACCTATGTTGGGAACTACACGGCACTAACGGTCTACCTAAAGAATATTAATCAATTGAGCTCTACTCAATTGAGTTCTGCCTCCCCAGTCTACGTCGCTAACTTGACCGCCGTCAGGAACGGAACTGTCCTCACCGACTACGAGAGGTGGGTACCACCTCAGCAGTTCATCAATCTATACATAGAATCTGGGGAGACCGCTAATCAGACTCAGCTGTCGATGATAGCTAGTCAGATGGCCGCGATACTTGAGAAATACGTTCCAATAGTCCCCTTCACTCAGAACGAATATCCCTTCGAGGAATGGGAGGATCAGTATTACGTAGGCTTCAGCACGCCCCAAGACCTTTACTATCCTAACGTTTACGTGGGGAATGCCAACGGCCCCTCTACCCCCATACTTCTGAACATAGCGCCAAGACCACCTGGGATGACCGACGCTCAAATGATAGCTTACACCAACGCTGCTTGGCACGACCTCTTGAACTACCTCTACGGAGTCTCCAACACCGCCACACCGCAGTCGCTACTTAACATGTTGCAACCTACAACGACCACTTCGTCACCTCCACCAACAACTAACACGACAACGACCAACCACACCACAACACCCCCCACCACAACACCCCCGACAAACACCACCACAACACCCCCCACTCACCCCGGAATCAGCGCAGCTGAAATCGCGGCCATCGTCGTCGTAGTGATCGTGGTAGTGGCAGTGGTGGCAGTGGTAGCCCTGAGGAGAAGGTAA
- a CDS encoding glycoside hydrolase, protein MDYIWRKFLVGVNYWPSQGNVKAWRDFKIDVVRKDFDAAKKLGIDAARVFVMAQDCSTPEGSLLEECGSGLKEMASEAHTRGILLFPTLLVGHMSGKNWPIPWEGEGLYSPEGVESGRRFVAQLVLTLRDSPAVAGWVLTNEVTLYRRPSSVGQFRVWLLSLASTVRSLDPHRPVSVGDSISLFSPPYLRPENVRDLVDYASPHLYMYDHDESRHTMYYFSALEYDRATAGKVLLEEFGLPTSTYGEESHAGFVEVVLHGALLYGAEGALYWCLSDFDAPGDEPYLWEPHELKFGLLRADLSSKKAAEVVRKFSEKLKEVDLSGFTFPRKDSAILVPNWAWRDYQFLPETGWRDELSRVLAQSFSLARAASLQVTFAAEEGDWPFKLLLVPSTPRLLSTTWRKLLGFVEQGGTLYYSTVRLTSHSSASDFWEELFGVRPSLVAGSPGVRLQDPVLRMSEEFAFTGTALTYSFTPVDAEVLSVDGSGRPVLFSATRGKGRAILLTIPAELLLSRSQGWEFSSFYSWLGDLSQASRTPSSGDPRIEVQYLQGRNELLLGVINHSSEEKEVKLNVGRRMALDQVPGKLKGKSATLTLLST, encoded by the coding sequence GTGGACTACATCTGGAGGAAGTTCCTCGTGGGGGTGAACTATTGGCCCTCTCAGGGGAACGTCAAAGCGTGGAGAGATTTCAAGATAGACGTCGTCAGGAAGGACTTCGACGCCGCTAAGAAGCTGGGGATAGACGCTGCCAGGGTATTCGTAATGGCACAGGACTGTTCGACGCCCGAGGGATCCCTTTTGGAGGAGTGTGGCTCAGGGCTTAAAGAAATGGCGTCGGAAGCACATACAAGGGGGATCTTGCTCTTCCCCACCTTGCTTGTGGGCCACATGAGCGGGAAGAACTGGCCCATTCCTTGGGAAGGGGAAGGTCTGTACTCACCGGAGGGAGTCGAGTCCGGGAGGAGGTTCGTTGCCCAATTGGTCCTGACACTCAGGGACTCTCCGGCTGTCGCGGGGTGGGTATTGACCAACGAGGTCACACTCTACAGAAGGCCCTCCTCCGTGGGGCAGTTCAGGGTCTGGCTCCTCTCCTTGGCGTCGACAGTCAGGTCTCTGGATCCGCACCGTCCAGTGTCTGTTGGAGATTCCATCTCACTGTTCAGTCCACCTTACCTCAGGCCAGAGAACGTGAGAGACCTGGTGGACTACGCCTCTCCCCATCTATACATGTACGATCACGACGAGTCTAGGCATACCATGTATTACTTCTCGGCGCTGGAGTACGACAGGGCAACCGCTGGCAAGGTCCTCCTAGAGGAGTTCGGCCTTCCCACCTCCACCTACGGAGAGGAGTCTCACGCTGGTTTCGTGGAGGTGGTCTTGCATGGTGCACTGCTTTACGGGGCAGAGGGTGCCCTCTACTGGTGCCTGTCCGACTTCGACGCCCCGGGAGACGAGCCCTACCTCTGGGAGCCCCACGAACTCAAGTTCGGTCTATTGAGGGCCGACCTCTCATCGAAGAAAGCCGCCGAGGTGGTGAGGAAGTTCTCTGAAAAGTTGAAGGAAGTGGACCTCTCCGGTTTCACCTTTCCTAGGAAGGACTCAGCTATCCTAGTTCCAAATTGGGCATGGAGGGACTACCAGTTCCTCCCTGAGACGGGGTGGAGGGACGAGCTCTCCAGAGTCTTGGCTCAGTCCTTCTCTTTAGCTAGGGCGGCGTCATTGCAAGTGACTTTCGCCGCAGAGGAGGGAGACTGGCCTTTCAAGTTACTTCTCGTCCCCTCGACACCGAGGCTCCTCTCCACGACCTGGAGGAAGCTTCTAGGGTTCGTGGAGCAGGGAGGAACGCTCTACTACTCCACCGTGAGACTCACGAGCCACTCCTCAGCCTCCGACTTCTGGGAGGAACTATTCGGCGTGAGGCCTTCCCTGGTGGCGGGTTCCCCTGGAGTGAGGCTGCAGGACCCCGTCCTCAGGATGAGTGAGGAGTTCGCGTTCACTGGTACAGCCCTGACTTACTCCTTCACGCCAGTAGATGCGGAGGTGTTGAGTGTGGATGGATCTGGGAGACCCGTTCTCTTCTCGGCTACGAGAGGTAAGGGAAGGGCGATCCTCCTCACAATCCCGGCAGAGCTCTTACTATCGAGGTCCCAGGGCTGGGAATTCAGTTCCTTCTACTCCTGGCTGGGGGATCTGTCCCAGGCATCTAGGACCCCGTCCTCGGGTGACCCACGAATCGAGGTTCAATACCTGCAGGGTAGGAACGAGCTACTGCTTGGCGTCATAAACCACTCCTCCGAGGAGAAGGAGGTCAAACTCAACGTTGGTAGGAGGATGGCGCTCGATCAAGTCCCTGGAAAGCTGAAAGGTAAATCCGCCACCCTCACGTTGCTCTCCACGTGA
- a CDS encoding mandelate racemase/muconate lactonizing enzyme family protein, which yields MELKITDVKAYTTQANFQWTFVRVYAGELYGTGEAGPAPGVAEIVRELRPLLIGEDALKFNRIGQKLRYAGLYSGTTFYHAVSGVDIALHDLVGKFLNVPVYRLLGGDREEIPFYVDAHGGKGLEAMNAVQLPVDLPWVKEAEVERERLASRTNPIHGRMSVESWNQDYSPESYAERARRMKNEGFRAMKFDLDVPTPHTDPRKIRSGDLSLKDVDYMGSIVRAVRDAVGDEVEIMVDLHWRYNLNSAARVCRALEPYRLRWIEDPTPAVMSVSNLEELRILTSLCSTPIETGENLYTVYQFKDLLNTGVRVWAPDIAKAGGISEGRRIAELAAMYDVEYSPHNIASPIATMAHAHTASVSNTLGFIEFHGHDVPFWGEIVKPKRSWFQDGYLKLYDEPGLGVDLDEQTMRKYWPDWEL from the coding sequence ATGGAATTGAAGATAACGGACGTCAAGGCCTACACCACCCAAGCTAACTTCCAGTGGACCTTCGTCAGGGTATACGCTGGAGAGCTCTACGGCACTGGCGAGGCAGGACCGGCGCCGGGAGTTGCAGAGATAGTGCGGGAACTAAGACCCCTTTTAATTGGAGAGGACGCCCTCAAGTTCAACAGGATAGGTCAGAAGCTCCGTTACGCAGGCCTTTATTCGGGCACCACCTTCTATCACGCCGTCTCCGGCGTAGACATCGCATTGCACGACCTGGTGGGGAAGTTCCTCAACGTCCCTGTGTACAGGCTCCTGGGCGGGGACAGGGAGGAGATTCCCTTCTACGTCGATGCCCACGGGGGGAAGGGATTGGAGGCGATGAACGCCGTTCAGCTCCCGGTGGATCTCCCGTGGGTGAAGGAAGCTGAGGTGGAGAGGGAGAGACTCGCGTCACGAACCAACCCCATACACGGCCGGATGTCAGTGGAGTCCTGGAACCAGGATTACTCCCCAGAGTCTTACGCCGAGAGGGCCAGGAGGATGAAGAACGAGGGCTTCAGGGCCATGAAGTTCGACTTGGACGTCCCCACGCCTCACACCGACCCTAGGAAAATAAGGTCGGGAGACCTCTCCCTAAAGGACGTAGATTACATGGGCTCCATAGTGAGGGCAGTTAGAGACGCGGTGGGAGACGAAGTGGAGATCATGGTGGACCTGCACTGGAGGTACAACCTGAACTCGGCAGCCAGGGTTTGCAGGGCCCTAGAACCCTACAGGCTCAGGTGGATAGAGGACCCGACTCCGGCGGTGATGTCGGTAAGTAACTTAGAGGAGTTGAGGATCCTTACATCCCTATGCTCTACGCCGATAGAGACCGGAGAGAACCTCTACACAGTGTACCAGTTCAAGGACCTCTTGAACACCGGAGTGAGGGTGTGGGCACCTGACATAGCTAAGGCAGGGGGGATAAGTGAAGGGAGGAGGATAGCTGAGTTGGCTGCCATGTACGACGTGGAGTACTCCCCACACAACATCGCCTCTCCCATAGCCACTATGGCCCACGCCCACACCGCGTCAGTTTCCAACACGTTGGGCTTCATAGAGTTCCACGGACACGACGTCCCGTTCTGGGGAGAGATCGTTAAACCTAAGAGAAGTTGGTTCCAAGACGGATACCTGAAGTTATACGACGAGCCTGGACTCGGGGTGGACTTGGACGAGCAGACTATGAGGAAGTACTGGCCTGACTGGGAGCTGTGA